Proteins encoded in a region of the Melioribacteraceae bacterium genome:
- the nuoK gene encoding NADH-quinone oxidoreductase subunit NuoK: protein MSSIPIEYYLILSAFMFIVGVTGVLIRRNAIVVFMSIELMLNSANLTLVTFSSYLGNPVGQIFVFFVMTVAAAEAAVGLAIIIAVFRNKMTVNIDEINIFKW, encoded by the coding sequence ATGTCTTCAATACCAATTGAATACTATTTAATTCTAAGCGCATTCATGTTTATTGTTGGCGTTACAGGAGTTCTTATCCGCCGCAATGCGATTGTAGTATTTATGTCCATCGAACTGATGCTTAATTCTGCTAATCTTACATTGGTCACATTCTCATCTTATTTAGGGAATCCGGTCGGACAGATTTTTGTATTCTTTGTAATGACGGTTGCCGCTGCAGAAGCTGCAGTAGGACTTGCGATTATAATAGCAGTATTCAGAAATAAAATGACCGTCAACATTGATGAGATAAATATTTTTAAATGGTAA
- the nuoL gene encoding NADH-quinone oxidoreductase subunit L, giving the protein MINLIYLTVLFPLIGFLFNGLFGSKIKNEKVIGIIGSSTVGIAFVITLLAFLETLNLPVENRSNTVELFTWLNVGGLNIKFAYLVDQLSLTMSLVVTGVGFLIHVYSIGYMHGDKGFWRFFSYMNLFIFAMMNLVLGDNFVVLFLGWEGVGLCSYLLIGFWYDRKFEKGTVSEAAKKAFIVNRIGDFGFLLGMFLIYFTFDTLNFTEVFKKAASFSVPESTFGLIAIFLFIGATGKSAQIPLFVWLPDAMAGPTPVSALIHAATMVTAGVYMVSRASIIFVSAPTVMMIVAVVGLLTALMAATIGLVQNDIKKVLAYSTVSQLGYMFLAAGVGAFSASIFHVMTHAFFKALLFLGAGSVIHGMHEEQNIQKYGGLKKYMPRTYATFLIASLAIAGIPGLSGFFSKDEILWYSYSNGGFLFWLIGVLTAMMTAFYMFRLLSLTFYGKERFDHHHIHPHESPSVMTVPLMILAFLSVVGGYIGIPEVFSGVHGNLFHNWLEPVYSPAMEKLNQFGSHTHFEEILLMVLSVAAALTAVYMAFQIYTKKPFIADNISVRFKSVYNILFNKYFVDEIYESTVVKPIQKGSEKILWKFTDNLVIDGAVNGIAKLVDAGSGVIRKIQNGIAQFYAIIMMLGIALVLFWVILSL; this is encoded by the coding sequence ATGATCAATCTAATATACTTAACTGTTCTGTTTCCTTTAATCGGATTCCTGTTCAACGGGCTTTTCGGTTCGAAAATTAAAAACGAAAAGGTAATCGGTATTATCGGAAGCTCAACTGTTGGAATCGCATTTGTAATAACCTTACTTGCTTTTCTGGAAACACTGAACCTGCCTGTTGAAAACAGAAGTAACACGGTAGAACTTTTTACATGGCTTAATGTCGGCGGATTAAACATAAAATTTGCTTATCTGGTTGATCAACTCTCTCTCACAATGTCTCTCGTTGTAACAGGAGTCGGTTTCCTTATCCATGTCTATTCGATCGGATATATGCATGGAGATAAGGGATTCTGGAGATTCTTTTCGTATATGAATCTTTTCATTTTTGCAATGATGAATCTTGTTCTTGGTGATAATTTTGTTGTTCTGTTTTTGGGCTGGGAAGGTGTAGGTCTCTGCTCTTATCTGCTTATAGGATTCTGGTACGATCGGAAATTTGAAAAAGGGACAGTATCGGAAGCAGCTAAAAAAGCTTTTATAGTTAACAGGATTGGCGATTTCGGATTTCTCCTCGGAATGTTTCTTATCTATTTTACATTCGACACCCTCAATTTCACGGAGGTCTTTAAGAAAGCCGCCTCCTTTTCAGTTCCGGAATCTACTTTCGGATTGATTGCCATCTTTCTCTTTATCGGAGCTACCGGGAAATCGGCACAGATACCACTCTTTGTATGGCTTCCGGATGCAATGGCGGGCCCGACACCCGTTTCCGCTCTTATTCATGCAGCTACAATGGTTACAGCCGGTGTCTATATGGTTTCCAGAGCTTCAATAATTTTTGTTTCGGCTCCGACTGTTATGATGATTGTGGCAGTTGTCGGTTTATTAACCGCTCTCATGGCGGCTACAATCGGATTGGTTCAAAACGATATTAAAAAGGTACTTGCATATTCTACCGTTAGTCAGCTCGGCTATATGTTTCTTGCCGCCGGAGTAGGTGCTTTCAGTGCTTCCATATTTCATGTAATGACACACGCATTTTTCAAAGCTTTATTATTCCTCGGCGCCGGTTCGGTAATACACGGCATGCACGAGGAACAGAATATCCAGAAGTACGGCGGGCTGAAAAAATATATGCCACGTACTTATGCAACATTTCTTATTGCATCACTGGCAATTGCCGGGATTCCCGGTTTATCAGGTTTCTTCAGCAAAGATGAAATTCTCTGGTACTCGTATTCTAACGGCGGATTTCTTTTCTGGCTGATCGGTGTATTAACTGCAATGATGACGGCTTTCTATATGTTCCGGCTTTTATCGCTTACATTTTACGGAAAAGAAAGATTCGATCATCACCATATACATCCGCATGAATCGCCTTCTGTAATGACAGTACCGTTGATGATTCTCGCATTCCTTTCTGTAGTGGGAGGTTATATAGGAATACCTGAAGTATTCTCCGGAGTTCATGGAAATCTTTTTCACAACTGGCTGGAGCCGGTTTATTCACCTGCGATGGAGAAATTAAATCAGTTCGGATCCCATACTCATTTTGAAGAAATTCTTTTAATGGTCTTATCGGTAGCTGCAGCCCTTACTGCTGTTTATATGGCGTTTCAGATTTATACAAAGAAACCGTTCATTGCAGATAATATTTCAGTCCGGTTCAAATCGGTCTATAATATTTTGTTCAACAAATATTTTGTAGATGAAATTTACGAATCCACTGTAGTCAAACCGATTCAGAAGGGATCTGAAAAGATATTGTGGAAATTTACAGACAATCTGGTAATTGATGGAGCAGTTAACGGTATCGCGAAGTTAGTTGATGCCGGTTCTGGAGTTATACGGAAAATTCAGAATGGAATTGCGCAGTTTTATGCAATAATTATGATGCTCGGTATTGCGCTCGTATTGTTCTGGGTTATATTGAGTTTGTGA
- the asnS gene encoding asparagine--tRNA ligase produces the protein MKPTVYIKDLSKHVGEEVTLKGWLYNKRSSGKIKFLILRDGTGYVQSVVFKGNVSDEIFDSADKITQESSFEVTGKIREEKRAVGGFELDATDLKIIGLAHEYPITPKEHGIEFLIDNRHLWVRSKRQVAVLKIRARVVKAIRDFFDERGFTLFDPPIITPSACEGTSTLFEMEYFDLGKAYLTQSGQLYAESGAMALGKVYTFGPTFRAEKSKTRRHLTEFWMVEPEMAFYDLNDNMDLAEEFIEYIVQTVLKERAEELKDLERDTTKLEKVLRPFPRISYDEAVEILRRKGVDFQWGNDLGGTDETLIGEDFDRPVMIHRYPSEVKAFYMKRDPENPKVALAVDVIAPEGYGEIIGGSQREDNLDYLLERIKEHDLPQQFFEWYLDLRRYGTVPHSGFGLGLERTVSWICGLEHLREAIPFPRMIYRNTP, from the coding sequence ATGAAACCTACAGTTTATATCAAAGATCTCTCCAAACATGTTGGAGAAGAAGTAACTCTAAAAGGATGGCTTTACAATAAAAGGTCGAGCGGGAAAATCAAATTTTTAATTCTCCGCGACGGTACCGGTTATGTACAATCTGTTGTTTTTAAAGGGAATGTAAGCGACGAAATATTCGATTCCGCAGATAAAATCACGCAGGAATCGAGTTTCGAGGTTACAGGTAAAATTCGTGAAGAGAAGCGTGCCGTCGGCGGATTTGAACTCGATGCTACTGATCTTAAGATTATCGGACTTGCTCATGAATACCCGATAACACCAAAAGAACATGGAATCGAATTCCTGATCGATAACCGTCATCTCTGGGTTAGATCCAAACGCCAGGTGGCTGTACTTAAGATACGTGCACGTGTTGTAAAAGCGATCCGCGACTTTTTTGATGAAAGAGGATTCACACTTTTCGATCCGCCTATCATTACACCAAGTGCATGTGAAGGGACTTCAACTCTTTTCGAGATGGAATATTTCGATTTAGGAAAAGCTTATTTAACACAGAGCGGACAACTCTATGCCGAAAGCGGCGCAATGGCGCTCGGTAAAGTATATACATTCGGACCGACTTTCAGGGCGGAAAAATCTAAGACACGCAGACATCTTACAGAATTCTGGATGGTTGAACCTGAAATGGCTTTTTATGATTTGAACGACAATATGGATCTTGCAGAAGAATTTATTGAATATATAGTTCAGACAGTACTTAAGGAAAGAGCTGAAGAATTGAAAGATCTTGAACGAGATACGACTAAACTCGAAAAAGTCCTGAGGCCGTTCCCAAGAATTTCATATGATGAAGCAGTTGAAATTCTGAGAAGAAAAGGAGTTGATTTCCAGTGGGGGAACGATCTCGGCGGAACCGATGAAACTCTGATAGGAGAGGATTTCGACCGCCCGGTAATGATTCACAGATATCCTTCGGAAGTAAAAGCTTTTTATATGAAACGTGATCCTGAAAATCCCAAGGTTGCACTTGCAGTTGATGTAATTGCACCGGAAGGATACGGTGAAATTATCGGCGGCAGCCAGAGGGAGGATAATCTAGATTACCTTCTTGAGAGAATTAAAGAACATGATCTGCCTCAGCAGTTTTTTGAATGGTACCTTGATCTCAGACGATATGGTACTGTCCCGCATTCCGGATTCGGATTGGGGCTGGAAAGAACAGTCAGCTGGATTTGCGGACTTGAGCATTTGCGTGAGGCGATCCCGTTCCCAAGAATGATTTACAGGAATACACCTTAA
- a CDS encoding deoxynucleoside kinase, whose protein sequence is MPEIRYIAIEGVIGAGKTTLAQKLSDKLGSNLILEEFEENPFLEKFYDDRKRYAFQTQMFFLINRYKQQQQLNQQELFSKYIVSDYIFEKDKIFAYLNLSGEEIKLYESIFPLLERDIPKPDLVIFLQSSIDRLVSNVKSRGRKIEKNLTRGYLAELSESYNNFFFKYNNTPLLIVNTTEIDFVNREEDFEELYMQIFREDRGFIEYFNPEVKV, encoded by the coding sequence ATGCCGGAAATAAGATATATAGCAATTGAAGGGGTTATCGGGGCGGGAAAAACAACACTAGCCCAAAAACTTTCTGATAAACTCGGGTCAAACCTTATCCTTGAAGAGTTTGAAGAGAATCCGTTCCTGGAAAAATTTTATGACGACAGGAAGCGCTATGCATTCCAAACTCAGATGTTCTTCCTTATCAACAGATACAAACAGCAGCAGCAGCTGAATCAGCAGGAACTCTTCTCAAAGTATATTGTTTCCGATTATATTTTCGAAAAGGATAAGATCTTCGCATACCTTAACCTTTCTGGTGAGGAAATAAAACTCTATGAAAGTATTTTCCCTCTTCTCGAACGCGATATTCCTAAACCCGATCTTGTGATTTTTCTTCAATCTAGTATCGACAGACTGGTTTCCAATGTTAAGAGCAGAGGCAGGAAGATAGAAAAAAATCTTACCAGGGGTTACCTGGCAGAGCTTTCGGAGTCGTATAATAATTTCTTCTTTAAGTACAATAACACTCCGCTTCTTATTGTAAATACAACTGAGATCGATTTTGTAAACCGCGAGGAGGATTTCGAGGAATTGTATATGCAGATTTTCAGGGAGGACAGGGGATTTATTGAGTATTTCAACCCGGAGGTAAAAGTTTAG
- a CDS encoding Ppx/GppA phosphatase family protein — MVLQKNYPNMAAIDVGTNSFHLIVVKVKDDGNFEIIDREKEMIRLGEGSIGDIKLIKPEALDRAITTLKRFKGIADSHNAPVRAVATSAVRESHNKNEFLSRIYKETNIEIEVISGYEEARLIYLGILKAVPLFNKKAMVFDIGGGSTEFVVGFRGKTIETVSLKIGAVRLAQKFFPDYELTNKGIKNCRKWVEGEIYHVSELIKKEGFNICAGSSGTIMAAGLMIQAMRKGSASSQVILNNFEFSAAELKEIERKILSSKSVESRKKIPGLDEKRADIIPAGIIILSTIFDLFEIKKMTISGYALREGIIIDSLQKKHINGSTKPNLADIRRESVKQIAESCRYDVDHCRYISKFALKIFDALKSVHGLEDYCREYLEASSILHDIGYHIAHTNHHHHSYYIIRNSELLGFNDNEISIIAHTSRYHRKSHPKKSHDEFASLPERTQTIIRKLSAILRVADSFDRTHNRIVRDIKCIVKGNRVEMNLKVEKNKNPEIELWSLERRKGLFEEVFGKRLLINTSGF; from the coding sequence ATGGTCTTGCAGAAGAATTATCCTAATATGGCAGCAATAGATGTTGGTACGAATTCCTTCCATCTGATTGTTGTAAAAGTTAAGGACGATGGGAATTTCGAGATAATAGATCGTGAAAAGGAGATGATCCGGTTAGGTGAAGGAAGCATTGGGGATATAAAGCTGATTAAACCGGAAGCGTTGGATAGGGCAATCACAACACTAAAACGATTTAAAGGAATTGCCGATTCTCACAATGCTCCTGTACGTGCTGTTGCAACAAGTGCTGTCCGGGAGTCACATAATAAAAATGAGTTTCTCAGCAGAATATATAAAGAAACAAATATTGAAATCGAAGTAATAAGCGGATATGAAGAGGCCCGGTTGATCTATCTTGGTATCCTGAAGGCAGTTCCGTTATTTAATAAGAAGGCAATGGTCTTTGATATCGGCGGAGGCAGTACTGAGTTCGTAGTCGGTTTCAGAGGTAAAACAATTGAGACTGTAAGCCTTAAAATCGGTGCTGTCAGACTGGCTCAGAAATTCTTTCCTGATTATGAACTGACAAATAAAGGAATTAAGAATTGCAGAAAGTGGGTGGAAGGGGAGATTTACCACGTGTCCGAATTAATTAAGAAGGAAGGATTCAATATTTGTGCTGGTTCTTCCGGAACGATAATGGCGGCAGGTCTGATGATTCAGGCTATGAGAAAGGGTTCGGCTTCGTCCCAGGTAATACTGAATAATTTTGAGTTCAGTGCAGCTGAATTGAAAGAGATTGAGAGGAAAATTCTTTCCAGTAAATCGGTTGAAAGCAGAAAGAAAATTCCAGGGCTTGATGAAAAACGGGCCGATATAATACCCGCGGGAATTATTATTCTCTCAACTATCTTCGATCTATTCGAAATAAAAAAAATGACAATTTCCGGTTATGCGCTCCGCGAAGGAATAATTATCGATTCGCTACAGAAAAAACATATTAACGGATCTACAAAACCTAACCTGGCCGATATCCGGAGAGAGAGTGTTAAGCAGATTGCGGAATCGTGCCGGTATGATGTGGACCATTGCAGGTATATCTCAAAATTTGCTTTAAAAATTTTTGACGCATTAAAATCGGTGCACGGACTTGAAGATTATTGCCGAGAATATCTTGAAGCCTCATCAATTCTGCACGATATCGGTTATCATATTGCCCATACTAATCATCATCATCACAGCTACTATATTATTCGCAACAGCGAGCTTCTTGGCTTCAATGATAATGAAATCAGTATTATAGCTCATACTTCCAGATATCATCGTAAAAGTCATCCTAAGAAGAGTCACGATGAATTTGCTTCGCTTCCGGAGCGGACTCAGACAATAATCAGGAAACTTTCGGCAATCCTAAGAGTCGCCGATTCATTCGACCGGACTCATAATAGAATTGTTAGGGATATTAAATGCATTGTAAAAGGTAATAGAGTTGAAATGAATCTGAAAGTCGAAAAGAATAAAAATCCTGAAATTGAATTGTGGAGCCTCGAGAGAAGAAAGGGACTTTTTGAGGAAGTTTTCGGTAAACGACTTCTGATTAATACCTCCGGATTTTAA
- a CDS encoding NADH-quinone oxidoreductase subunit J, whose amino-acid sequence MNVEIILFAVLALIAAVSSVMMITRSNPVISAVFLVLNFFALAGLYLLLNAQFISVVQIIVYAGAIMVLFLFVLMLLRTENEPKIFLDKRPIKLFALLIAVFVFLQIAYLILAGSPSDNLTPDQLKSIESGTIETIGRELYTNYIIPFEVAGFLLLSATIGAMVLAKKKFE is encoded by the coding sequence ATGAATGTTGAAATAATTCTTTTTGCCGTCTTGGCGCTGATAGCAGCAGTTTCATCAGTTATGATGATTACTCGGTCCAATCCGGTAATTAGTGCTGTATTTCTTGTCCTGAATTTTTTCGCCCTTGCAGGTTTATATCTTTTGTTAAACGCCCAATTTATTTCGGTTGTACAGATTATTGTTTATGCCGGCGCAATTATGGTTCTATTTCTATTTGTTCTTATGCTTCTGAGAACCGAAAACGAACCGAAAATATTTTTAGATAAAAGGCCTATTAAATTATTCGCACTCCTAATCGCGGTCTTTGTATTTCTTCAGATAGCATATTTAATCTTAGCCGGTTCGCCTTCAGATAATCTGACTCCCGATCAACTGAAGAGTATTGAATCCGGTACAATTGAGACGATTGGACGCGAGCTTTATACGAACTATATAATCCCGTTCGAAGTCGCCGGATTTTTATTACTTTCGGCAACGATCGGGGCGATGGTATTAGCTAAAAAGAAATTTGAATGA
- a CDS encoding glycosyltransferase family 9 protein, giving the protein MSFQKKIKNRISSFLEKLLSAEELHYWQQESPAKFLVVRQHNQFGDMLASVSLFRAIKETYPSSTITLIASPENYFALTKNPLIDDLFVYNKSKLYNPFYLFQLYKKLRNSYDLAIVPATVAISTTSCLLAGLSRSRIKVGPRSLDGAMNQMSYVFNYRIDLNWKKNPDAHVSDFILDIIRPAGIRTRNYQSQISFDEKDKYFAADFIKKIGGEGKILIGIHPGAGKPQNRWPLENFIELIKRGTSELNSVFYITGSRADKEILEYFRINLPKTNFFTDRPISQLAALVASSTLFITNDTGVMHVAGATATPQISLFGPTNPFNWAPFGNNKFFIRKSELMNDISVDEVFQMTKNILGK; this is encoded by the coding sequence ATGTCATTTCAAAAGAAAATCAAAAACAGAATCAGTTCATTCCTAGAGAAATTATTATCAGCCGAAGAACTTCACTATTGGCAGCAGGAATCACCCGCAAAATTTCTTGTAGTAAGACAGCATAATCAGTTTGGTGATATGCTCGCAAGTGTCTCGCTATTCAGAGCAATAAAAGAGACTTACCCTTCAAGTACAATTACACTTATTGCCAGCCCTGAAAACTATTTTGCACTCACAAAAAATCCTCTGATTGATGATCTCTTTGTCTATAATAAAAGTAAACTCTATAATCCGTTTTACCTATTTCAGCTCTATAAAAAATTACGCAATAGTTACGACCTGGCTATTGTTCCTGCTACTGTAGCAATTTCTACAACAAGTTGCCTTCTGGCAGGACTCTCCAGATCAAGGATAAAAGTTGGACCCAGGTCGCTCGACGGCGCTATGAACCAGATGAGTTATGTTTTTAATTACAGAATTGATCTTAACTGGAAAAAAAATCCCGATGCTCACGTATCGGATTTTATACTTGATATTATACGTCCTGCCGGAATAAGGACCAGGAATTATCAGTCTCAAATCTCGTTTGATGAAAAGGATAAATATTTTGCAGCGGATTTCATCAAAAAAATCGGGGGTGAAGGAAAAATCCTGATCGGAATTCATCCGGGTGCGGGTAAACCTCAGAACAGATGGCCTCTTGAAAATTTCATTGAATTAATAAAGAGGGGAACGTCAGAATTGAATTCTGTATTTTATATTACAGGAAGCAGGGCTGATAAAGAAATTCTGGAATATTTTCGTATAAACCTTCCCAAAACTAATTTTTTTACAGACAGGCCAATTTCACAACTTGCTGCGCTGGTTGCCTCAAGCACATTATTCATTACTAACGATACAGGTGTTATGCATGTAGCAGGTGCTACCGCTACTCCTCAGATCTCTCTTTTCGGACCAACGAATCCATTCAACTGGGCTCCTTTCGGCAACAATAAATTCTTTATCAGAAAGTCCGAACTTATGAATGATATTTCAGTTGATGAAGTTTTTCAGATGACAAAAAATATACTCGGGAAATAA
- the folB gene encoding dihydroneopterin aldolase, which yields MINIIRIKNATFYAYHGALEEEQTIGGVFEADLDIYTDFSKAAEKDDLKLTINYDEVYKYINKIVHGKKYYLIETLATVIADGLLGKYKTISKIAVRVRKHHVPVGGVLDYVEAEVVKENGK from the coding sequence ATGATAAACATCATCAGAATAAAAAATGCGACTTTTTATGCATATCACGGTGCTCTCGAGGAGGAACAGACAATCGGCGGCGTTTTCGAAGCGGATTTAGATATTTATACAGACTTTTCAAAAGCAGCTGAAAAGGACGACCTCAAACTGACTATAAACTATGATGAAGTGTATAAATACATAAATAAAATAGTTCATGGGAAAAAATATTATCTGATTGAGACACTTGCTACTGTAATTGCGGACGGATTACTTGGTAAGTATAAAACAATTTCTAAAATTGCCGTTCGAGTACGTAAACATCATGTACCTGTGGGTGGTGTACTGGATTATGTTGAAGCAGAAGTTGTAAAAGAAAATGGAAAATAG
- the folK gene encoding 2-amino-4-hydroxy-6-hydroxymethyldihydropteridine diphosphokinase, which translates to MENRIYLGLGSNKGDRLGFLIKAIDKINDSPNCNVIKVSAVYESSPLGNVEQPDFLNAAIEISTGYSPEELFGFLKMIETGLGRKVADKKWGPREIDIDILFYNQLIYDKKNLVIPHTEILKRDFVILPLIEIAPGFSHPVINKRLMEINLEQIEKHVFAKFDFKLI; encoded by the coding sequence ATGGAAAATAGGATCTATCTCGGTCTTGGTTCCAATAAAGGTGACCGTCTCGGTTTTCTTATAAAGGCAATTGATAAGATTAACGACTCACCTAATTGTAATGTTATTAAAGTGTCGGCTGTATATGAATCGAGTCCGTTGGGAAATGTTGAGCAGCCGGATTTTCTTAACGCGGCTATTGAGATTAGCACCGGGTACAGTCCGGAGGAATTATTCGGATTTCTTAAAATGATCGAGACCGGACTTGGCAGGAAGGTGGCCGATAAAAAATGGGGGCCTCGCGAGATTGATATTGATATTCTTTTCTATAATCAGTTAATTTATGATAAAAAGAATCTGGTTATTCCGCATACTGAAATATTAAAAAGAGATTTTGTTATTCTCCCGTTAATTGAGATTGCACCCGGTTTTAGTCACCCGGTGATTAATAAGAGATTAATGGAAATTAATCTTGAGCAGATTGAAAAACACGTTTTCGCAAAATTCGATTTCAAATTAATTTAA
- a CDS encoding NADH-quinone oxidoreductase subunit M, with translation MEQNLLLTYLLLTPILGSILVLFLKREQVALIRWSGIIISLIAFIISLIVYFNFDKANPEFQFVHRVLWISSLNISYHIGADGISLLLILLTTFLTPLTFLSTWKSIEKNVKMFTFSLLFLEAGMLGVFISLDLFLFYIFWEAMLIPMYFIIGIWGGERRIYASIKFFIYTMVGSLLMLVAIIWLAVYASDLTGSFTTNLLELYKVGPTIPQQVQGWMFGAFFLSFAIKVPIFPLHTWLPDAHVEAPTAGSVILAGVLLKMGTYGILRFCLPLFPQSAVEFAPLISVLAIIGIIYGALVSMVQTDIKKLVAYSSVSHLGFVVLGTFAMTLESVQGAVIQMINHGLSTGALFLLVGIIYERTHRRDIAYYGGIARLVPLYSTALMIASLSSVGLPGLNGFIGEFLILIGAFKSQVLNSFWYTVFAASGVIFAAVYLLWMYQRVVFGEVKNPELSKQLSDLNIRELIVLIPVFIFIIWIGIYPGTFLGLTEESSRSILHHVSTFTFDFLK, from the coding sequence ATGGAACAGAATTTACTATTAACATACCTTCTCCTCACCCCGATACTCGGCAGCATCCTGGTCCTGTTTCTAAAGAGGGAACAGGTCGCTCTTATCAGGTGGTCCGGTATAATTATTTCCCTTATAGCATTCATTATATCATTGATAGTGTATTTCAACTTTGATAAAGCAAATCCGGAATTTCAGTTTGTTCACCGGGTGTTATGGATCAGCAGTCTTAACATAAGTTATCATATAGGTGCGGATGGAATCTCGCTTCTGTTAATTCTGCTTACAACATTTTTAACACCGCTAACATTTCTTTCTACATGGAAATCGATTGAAAAAAATGTAAAGATGTTTACGTTCTCCCTTCTTTTCCTTGAAGCTGGAATGCTCGGAGTATTTATTTCGCTTGATCTCTTTCTGTTCTACATTTTCTGGGAAGCAATGCTGATCCCGATGTACTTTATAATCGGAATCTGGGGAGGGGAGAGACGCATTTATGCTTCCATAAAATTCTTTATTTATACTATGGTCGGAAGTTTGCTGATGCTTGTTGCAATAATCTGGCTTGCTGTTTATGCTTCAGATCTTACCGGCAGCTTCACGACCAATCTTCTGGAATTGTACAAGGTTGGTCCCACAATCCCTCAGCAGGTGCAGGGATGGATGTTCGGAGCATTTTTCCTCAGTTTTGCTATTAAGGTTCCCATATTTCCACTGCATACTTGGCTTCCGGATGCTCATGTTGAAGCGCCGACTGCAGGTTCAGTAATTCTTGCCGGGGTACTACTTAAAATGGGCACATACGGAATATTGAGATTCTGTCTCCCGTTGTTTCCTCAGTCAGCTGTTGAATTCGCGCCGCTGATCTCTGTACTTGCAATAATCGGAATTATTTACGGTGCGCTTGTTTCTATGGTTCAGACAGATATAAAAAAACTCGTTGCTTATTCTTCGGTATCCCATCTCGGATTTGTTGTGCTCGGTACTTTTGCAATGACTCTGGAATCCGTGCAGGGGGCCGTTATTCAGATGATTAATCACGGCTTATCTACCGGGGCACTCTTCCTCTTAGTAGGAATTATCTATGAAAGAACTCACAGACGGGATATTGCTTATTACGGTGGAATCGCGAGACTGGTTCCTCTTTATTCAACGGCACTAATGATTGCCTCGCTTTCATCCGTAGGTCTCCCCGGACTAAATGGTTTTATTGGAGAATTTTTAATTCTTATAGGTGCTTTTAAATCACAGGTTCTCAATAGTTTCTGGTACACTGTTTTTGCAGCCAGCGGAGTTATTTTTGCCGCAGTATATCTGCTCTGGATGTATCAGAGAGTTGTTTTCGGTGAGGTAAAAAATCCTGAATTGTCTAAACAATTATCCGACCTGAATATTCGGGAACTAATTGTTCTGATTCCTGTTTTCATTTTTATTATTTGGATTGGAATCTACCCTGGTACATTTTTAGGTCTTACCGAAGAATCGTCCAGATCAATTTTACATCATGTAAGTACTTTTACGTTTGATTTTCTAAAATAG